AGCCGAAGTTGTAGCCCTTGGCGTGTGATAGCGCAGAACACAGTGCTGGGTGAGTCCAGCTCAGACATTCCTCTTGAACTAAAGAACGAATCCAAAGGGAAGGGCAGGCCGCCGGGAGACTGGGTGTATTAAGCGTTTCTGAAGAATAACACCGGGATTTCTGCCAGCGGCTTTGAGAACAGGCTGCCtctttccacccccacccccagacataGAACCCCCTTAAGCTTCCTTCCCCAGCCCAGAAATCCTCCCCACGCTCTCCGCCCCTCCTTCCAGGTAGATCTTCAGGTGGGGTGTCCACAAGTCTGTCATATTGTCCTTTTATTGTGTACAGGTTTTAGAGACTATCCTCCCACGAACCCATCCCCCTCCCTATCCGGAGGGTCCCAAGACTTCAGGAGCCTGAGCCCCCAGGGACCCCAACTAAAAGTGAGCTTCTCCCCCCTTTTACACCTGATTTTACACATGAGGACTGAGAGCCCAGGTTCCCCAGGGTTAAGGCTGACAAAGGTTTTTGCCCTGGATTTGGGGGCCAGAAGGGATCTGGTTTGAGGCTCTTCCTGTGGCCACCACCTGCAGTTAGGGTGAAGCAGGGCATGTGACTCAGGAGAGGTGGAAGGGAGGGGGATGTCTCCCCAGTACACAGAGATGGGAGGCTGAGAGAGGGCTGACCAGAGACAACCCTGGGCATCCAACTGGCTCAGAGACGCCACGTCTCCATTGATGGAAACAGAAATGCCAAGTGTGAGTCTAGAATGCTTTGAATGAGTGTTTAAGGGACAGGACAAtggcgtgtgtatgtgtgtgtacaagttctggctcttcctcttcctcccacagaGACCTTCTCTGTGTAGAGGAGCCTGGGGCTCTGGCCTCATGCACCAGCAGTTAGAGATAGGAACCATATTCGTTTGATAAACCATATCTAGGTACAGGTGTCCTGGCCTGGTACAGGTAGCTGTTAGAGGCTCAGGGTGACAGGTAGCCCTGGGTTTGAGACTTCGAGAGTTACAAGGGAGGTGACAGTCATGGCTACCTCTCTGGCTTCCCTGAGGCAGTCTGCCTAGGCCAGAAGCACTGCTCGGTGGCCAGCCTTTCATAGTCCACTTGCCAGGAGGGCCCCTGGTCCCCTGCCCTGCAGAAATGCCATTGATACCACCACTCTGTGTTACAGACTGTTCCCGTCTTGCTCCCCAGGTCGGTAGCTCAGCCCCTGTATTGTGAACTAAGAGATAGGGAGGGTCCATCTGGGTGAGGGTAAGCGGGTCCCTGCACTGCCTTGGATGGAGAGGAGGGCCCTAGTTTGGGGCGGGGGTGACCCACCTGGGGCCTAAGAGTATTGTGGAGTGACTGGGGCCTAGGCTGAGATGTTCTCAGGAGCCATTGTCAGGAGTCATGGTGACCTCACCAGCAGGCCAgtgggggaggagatggggggaggCCAGGGGTAGGGAGACCCTCAGATTTTTATCTCCGTCCGGAAGGTCTGCTGGACGTGTTCTGTGTGGGGGTGACGCCGCGCCCGGATGGTGAGGCTGCCGTCCTCTCGAAGGGCCGAGGTCACTGATGTAGGGTCCACATCTTCTGGTAGTTGGCACTTGTGGGCAAAGGTGTTCATGACTGTGCCATCAGCTGCCAGCTGGGGGACAGATGACAGGTTAGGAATGGCTGCCCCAGCCTTAGCCCCACCCTGGGTCCTGGTGACACCCAAATAAAGTGTGAGTCTCTTTATTGCTCTGCCCTCAGTCACCCCACTGTGTGATGAGGGGTTCAGCTATCAGGTATGAAAATCTGTCTAGGGGTGTTGGGATGGCCAGGAGCCAAGGGCTATGCAGAGGGGCTCAGGGGCACTCTAGGGGTCCCAAGGGAAGCTGGGTATTGGGTGGGGCTGGTTGGGGCTGACGAAGGGTTGAGTTTCCACAGTAGTGACTGGAAGTCTGGGACTCTTGAGCCATAGTGGGGAGATGACACAGCTGTGCCCTCTGGATCCCCAGGCACCCTGAGTGTCCACCACCAGGGCCACCACCCTCCCCCGCAAGCAGCCCAGCTAGCACATAGCGTTCGATGGAGTCGGCTGGCTGAGTCACtcttggggggtggggctggCACGTGCAGCCAGTGGCTCAGTCCTCGAACCCCTGGCACGGGTTTCCCAGTGTTCGGCCTGACTTAGGGGAGCTAGCCAGGCTTGGGGCATTGGTAAATATCCTGTAAGCATCAGCACGGGCTTAACAACTGGAGCAGCCGCCGTCTGTACTGGTCGTGCCTTCTCTGATGATCTGGGTACCCTGAGCCTCTGGGGAGGCTACATGAGGTGTAGGTTGGATGTGCCTCAGCTTCAGGGCTTTCTGCTCAGCCTCGGGCTCAGTATGGAGGTGCTGAGACAGGACCCACAGTTTTGCTCTCGGATGAACGCGAGGGAGAGATGTGGTAGGAATGGACCATGCTGCCCAGGTTGGGTGTGTCACTGCCACCTCCTCTCCCCTGTGTCAGGGAGCTGTCCTTGCTCCACCGTGGTCACTCTCCTCGTCTCCTCAGTCACTCAGGTTCCTCTCTGCCCACATCCCAGGATCCCTTGCTCATCCCTAGAGGGTCCTCGGGTGCCGTGGCATGGTACCCAAAGACAGGTTCTGTGAACCTTAGGTTGGAGAGGGACCTGCAACAATCCCTGGCCCGTGAGCCCACAGGGAAAGGGCTGCAGTTTGCCCTGGGCGAGTACAGACAGGGAAGTTACATAAGTCAGGGAACAAAGTCTAAAAAACAGACAGGTGAAAGGTAGGACCCAGAGAACAGGCTAGACCAGGCAGAGTGCAGGAGCAAAGGTGGGGACCCTGGAGTGGGCCAGAGAACAGACTCACCTTCTCAGCCCGCACCTCGATGTGGTTGTTGGAGGTGGTGACTATGATGTCTTCAGGGGAGAAGTCTCGCATGTCCACTGTAAACTCGTAGGCATCCCCGAGAGTCTTGATGTTTCCTTGTCCCCCGGGACGGGCTGTGGGTAGGGTTGCTATTTGAGCTGGGCACCGAgcaaccctgaccctcagaccccCAGGGACTCTGCTCTTCTTCTGGGGAAATGAGTGACTCTCCCAGACAACAGCCCTTCTCCTTACTCTTGTAGCCTACCTCGTCCCTGAGGGATGGAGTGAGGTGAgcctatgtgtgtctatgcatgcgAGTCCTCCCTTTAGCAATTTGGCCTAGACCTGGAAGCTCTGAGGAGCCAGCCAcccctcagttcccagcatcagcCTCCCAGGGCTCCCTTTATGACACTGGCCACATGGGACTATTTGAGTCACATCTCACCCCTAGGGTCCCAGGTGGCCCACCTGTATCACAGTTACACCTGTCTTGGTGGCCACATGTGGCTGTAACCCGTGCGGCACCTATTCCTGGCAGGTGGGTGGCTGCAGCATGCTCAGCGGTGGCCTGGAGCAGATGTCCCCTACctgtgcccctcccctccccttagaGCCTCAGCACTTGCCTGGGAAGGCCAGGGGCTCCGAGTGGGGCAGCATGAAACTGCCAAAATCGTCTGAAAACATGCCCAAGGCCTTCTCCATGGGTGGGTCCTGGGCTGGAAGGGCACGGGAGGccgaagaagaagaggaggaggaggaagaggaggaacggAAGCTTCTCTCCGCTCTGAAGGCGGAGGAGGTCCGATGGCtcatccacaggcagcaggggcCCTGTCCAGGCGGGCAGgggctgggctggagaaatgtgtGGGTGAAGGCCTCCAGGGGAGCGTGCTGGGGCCCCTGACTGCCAGCGCTTTATAAGGCCCAACTGTCCCTGGGCTCGAGGCCAGCCCCTTGT
Above is a window of Arvicanthis niloticus isolate mArvNil1 chromosome 5, mArvNil1.pat.X, whole genome shotgun sequence DNA encoding:
- the Hspb7 gene encoding heat shock protein beta-7, which gives rise to MSHRTSSAFRAERSFRSSSSSSSSSSSASRALPAQDPPMEKALGMFSDDFGSFMLPHSEPLAFPARPGGQGNIKTLGDAYEFTVDMRDFSPEDIIVTTSNNHIEVRAEKLAADGTVMNTFAHKCQLPEDVDPTSVTSALREDGSLTIRARRHPHTEHVQQTFRTEIKI